A window of Flavobacteriales bacterium contains these coding sequences:
- a CDS encoding MgtC/SapB family protein — protein sequence MMIGFEDQLWIALDVLIACILGGVIGFERESKNKPAGLRTHMLIAGSAALIVTLGVHVT from the coding sequence ATGATGATCGGATTTGAAGACCAGCTTTGGATAGCACTCGATGTGTTGATCGCATGTATCCTTGGAGGTGTGATCGGATTTGAGCGGGAATCCAAGAACAAGCCCGCAGGCCTGCGCACGCACATGCTCATTGCGGGCTCGGCTGCGCTCATCGTTACACTAGGAGTCCATGTGACAG